The genomic region AGTCCGGGCTATACCCTTTTTTCATAAAAAGGAAAGAGTACAGATGTCCTGAATAGAAGAAGCGAGAATAGGAAGATATTTTATTTCTTTAGTCAGTGCATTGGAGGAATAGTAGAGATAGGAGGGGAGGTCAGCGCTGGACATTGAACAGTGCCACAAGATTTTTAAATAGGCTGAAAGATTCTTCGGCTATCGCCAACAACGTCACGAGAGGAACAGTGACATCTGCTGCCAGTGAACAGTGGACCCTATGGACTAGCATGCATGACAGAAACGACATGACATCTCCTACTAATCATCTGCAAAACATGCCACAAAGACTGATGAGCTGCATATATCACGAGGCAGGCTGGCTTCTGATTATTTGGTGTAAGCGAACGACTGGGATCTGCCGCAGCCCCGTGTCGCCCCCCCGCGGGCGACCCGGgcgcccaaccctagccgccgccgaccCAACCCCACCTCCTTCCTCTCCCCCCGCCGCCGCGGGCGGGCGCCGCCGAGCAAAGCTCgcgcggtgccggcggcggcgggatctcgcCTGCCTTCGCCTGGAGTAGGGGCCGTGGGGGTTCCTccctcgggcgcggcggcggaacTCGGCGGCCGGCGCGTCGGGTGGCGCGCGCTGGTGGGATCTGAGGCGGCGGCCTCGCTGGTGCGGACGACACTACTCCAACGGCAGGGAGTGCTCGTCGGTGAGGTAGGCCGGATCCCCTCGGCTGCGCGGGCAGCGAGGTCCCGGTGGGCGCTGGTCGTGGCACGGGGAGGCCCCGGGCTCCCCTCGTCAGATCGGAGGCGATCTGATCCGCTCGTGATGCATGACCTCCGGCCGGCCTGGCTCATGTTGTGGCTGGTTCGGAGGTGGCGGCAAGGTGCTTGGCCGGGGGGAAACCTTTGGCCGCCGGTGGCGGTCACGGCGTCGATGGCGTCCCGGACgccattccctccttggtggcggcgctGAGGCTATACCTTccctgcctccccccttcccctacgCCCGGGTGAAGACCCTAGCCCCGGTGGCtaagcggcggcggcgccacaGCGTCGTCATCTTCTTGAAGGCGCCGATTTGGGCCTGGGGATGCTGGGTGTGCATGGCGAGTTTGTCTGGTCCCTGGTGGCGGCCCGTCTGATCTACCGCGTTGCAGCTCCGTGGCTGCGGTGCTTATCTTCCGGCCGTGTCTCCGATGGCGACCTCGCCCTTCCTCACCTTGTACTtgccgtggtggagcggtacttcatctcactcattgatggcggcggagatcggcggcatggcgccgtggaggctcggcgtccgatgcgtcgagatggactcgcgcaggaggaggtagctgtctggcgtcatggtgacgtcgatggctgaTGTGGCCTTCACAAGGTAGAGGACTCAATAtcatctgaagacggacctgtggaagatggtgGCGACGACGCGAACCCGCGACCTGTGAAAGAAAAAGTGTGGAAGGTAAGACTCGAACCCGCGACCTGCAACTCCACAAAGCAAGCCTTTGTCACTATGCCAATGTGAGCGCTGTTGCTACATGAGAGATGCCGCTTATTTAACAGCAGAGTGATCGTTTgaattcaaatttcaaaaaaacTCGAATTTTTTTGCTTGGTATGAGTGTTTTCCATGGGGTAGCGGTAAACGCAGTAACCGCTCAGGATCGCGAAATTTCGAGCGGTACCCAAAACAATGGTCCAACGGCACCTGCAACCGCGACTGCGCCTCCGAAACTGGAAATTTGCGATCTTGATGGATCAAAATGTAAGCTTTTGAATGCAAGATGAACACCCAATAACTCGAGTGGCAAACAAACAACAATACACAAGATTCTCATGGTCAGTTGTCAACTATGATCTGATCTTCTGCAAGGAAAAGAAAAATACCAACATACCTATTTTGCACACGAACGAGAGACCGACTTACAACCACAGTTTGGATTGGATGAACTTGATTTTCACTCTATGCCAGCCAGATTCTCCAGAGACAAGAGCGCGAGCGCGATACATAACAAGCGCAATGCTAACTAGCAGTTGCAGAAACATTGTGCTAGCTAGATAATCGCTAATTCTTTTAATGAAGTGATGAGAAAAAAGAAATAACTGGTCAGTTGCACAACAATTTGAACTCCTGCAGATACATGCCAGAATAAATTTTTCCCGACGGGTGGTTAGTAGATATTACAAGAAGAGAGTGCCAAAGTATACTTCCTGAATGAGAAACTAGCAAACACCATTCATCCGGCACAAAATATGGTCTTACCACAGGTGCCTGTAGAAAGGAAGAAAGAAACAGATGACAAAGCATAAGTTGTCCATAGTCATCAGGAAGGCAGAAGAGAGAGCTTCAGTCGCGAGTTTAGTTTCTGCTAGATTTATCAGAAACAATTAAAACTGGCTTGGAACTGGCTGTACCTCTTTGCATGAAGGAGCTTCAGGAGCAGCACCTTTGTTGAGGAGTCTGACCCAGGTGAGGGTGGTGTCGACGTGGCTGACGAGAGGGAAAAGCTGGAGGTAGAAGGTGATCTCACCCTGCACCTCGCGGAGCTCGTCGGCGTGGCGCGCCCCCAAGAAGCACCGGTAGAGGTATCTGCGGCCCTGGCAGGACCTGACGAGCAGCAGCGCGCGCCGGAGCGTCTCCTCGAGCTGCTCCATCGGGTTCCTCGTCTCCGGCTGCTGCATGAGCTGCGCGGCGTGGAGCTGGTGCAGCAGGTCTCCGATCATCTTGGCGCGGCGCGCGAGCTGCAGGCAGGTGGCTCTGTTCCTCCGGACCGTCTGCGCCGCATCGGCGATCATCTTGATGATCCCGTATGCGTCCACTCCTGCAAACTGCGCAACCATGGCAGCCTGACCAACTAGAGCCATTGCTTATCTTGCTTTGGTTCAGGATCGATCTTGGAGCAGATCCAGTGTTCCAATccaagagaaggaggaggaggaggatgtgttcaCTCTGGGTCAGGGAGAGCAAGATCCAACTAGCTGCTCATAAAAAGGCCGCCCGCGATATATGGTGTACAAGTGACGACGATGACTTTGACTAGCGTGGGCAATATATGCTCCTACCGTTcaattatttgatttttcaatcataCGTACCTCCATTATTGACATTTGGACAGAGATAGCTTAAGGTGAGTCCAAAGTTGGGCAGGTTCCCGGAAACTTCAGGCTTCTAGTTTGAATGATTCGTCGGAAATGAGACTGAGCAAGGGCTACGGCAGGCCGTCCGGCGTGACACGAGCAATTGTTCCAGGTTTGAATCTTTCTCTTCTGCTATATGAGCAGCATTTAAAGATTGAAGTGCTACTTGACGAACTTACTGAGAACCTTCCCATCTTCTGTGACCTCCATATTCATACCTGTTGGAGCCGGAGGCCATGATAGAAACCTCACCATGAACAGGCTTTCGCTATGCTTTATAGATAAAACAATCATCACGTCTATACAACAAGTTTAAGTACAGGCAAAATAAATATAGGTCTGCTGGGGGATATAACTCAAATatgcccaaataaaaataaaaataaaataatggcCGGCAGATCAACGGCTAGGGGCCGAAGTAATGTGGCGTCCTGCTTAACCGATCTCTGTCCAGCTCGGTTGGACTAATCAAAGAATGTActcatcttttttttttttgaggtaaaGAATGTACTCATCTTTTGACTGGTAGAGGTGACATCGTACCGGAGGAAACTCTGAATGACTCATTCATCCCGACGGTGGCGACGACCAGGGTCGCCGTTCTTCTAGGCGTCGTCGAGGTCCCTGCCCTCCATCCTAACCCcatgcccgggtgaaaaccctaaatctccttagattgggcggcggcggcactgcgTGTGTCGTGTCTTTTTTGGAGGCGCCGTCTGTGGCGTTTGGGTGCTTGGTTTGAGAAGCTGCAGGTGAaggggatgggaccagtggcaGCAGGTGGTGTTTCGCGTCGGAGGAGCGGCATGGCATCTGGCATGTCGACAACGGCaagtctcagcggcatggagcagcggggtctcgccggtgggcgtgtgatgatggacgagcgcaggatgatGACATTGTCGGGCGTCATGATGGCGTCGACGGCaactagaccgggcaaggtagatgcagcagtacaacacagaagatggattggtggcaggcggCGGCAGCCTCATACCCGACAGGCATCCTGGTTGAGGAATGcgtcggactggtgggtgcccatacctaacacgcgtcctggttgggacctcaggtatTATATGTTATGTTTGGATGCAATGTATGTTTGATATTAAGCccggactatcagcatccctacatcaactggataggagtagcgacaaatATTGCTTAGACGATGGCTTTAGTcctactgttgtatgactttgtaaggtcttgtgtaaataattaataaactacatgcatcgtccagatggAGAGGctggggtcctcctccatttctaaaaaaagaCAACTTCCATTTATGTTAACATAGCTTAGTTTATGTTCACACATCATAAAGTGCATAGGCAAATCAACTAAGAAGAACCGACGTTTCGAATGCGCAGAAAAATATATTATAGAGCTATTTCCAATGGAACTAAATGTTTTTAGTGTTAACATGTATAGTTCTAGGACTCTAAGCTGACGCATACTGTTTCCCTAGGATATCTTGTTAGCACTGACATCTCTTTGTAATCCTTCCTTGCCTCTCAAGTTTCCTGTAACGATCCTTCTCAGGGTCGAACTCCTTGTATGCGTTGTCTATGGAAGGTGCGCCCCAATATATAACATGAATCCATCGGCCTGAAACGACAAGAAGTTTTACCTAATCTTATATGGTATCCGAGCCAATAGGTCTTGAATTTAAAACCCTACCAACGCAGTATTAAAATAAAAGATCCTGCGGCCTACATTGATCTCACGTCTAAGGACTAAATAAGGCTAGACGTTAGGgagagtgttgaaatatattgctcgcctccatcagttcggacttttggatgagttggctcgAAAATGAATTCGATATGGTATCAGAACCCTCTCTTCCAATATGTCTAGCTATCGAAACCCAACCAGAAACCCACTTCGATCGAGAATACCATCGCTAGAACCCAGAAACAGAAACCCGTCGCCAAAAGGCCCAAAACCATCAGATCAGGAACCATCTCCAAGCACCCAAACCCATGGCGTCTTCTTCAACCGAGTCATAGAAAAACTCACTTGTCAGAATTATATTCTTTGGTGTGCCCATATTCTTACCCAAGTTCGTAGCGCTAGATTATATGGCCTCCTTGATGGGTCTGATCCAGAGCCGGCAAAGCAAGTCATTGTGAAGCACAAGGATGGGAAGGACTCCACCATCACCAACCCCGAGCATGCGATCTGGGTCAGGCAAGACCAACTCGTGCTCGGTTATCTCCTCAAGAACTTGACGAAGGAGGTCCTGATCTAGGTAGTATCGATTCCCATTGATGTTGCTCTCTGGAAATATCTTGCAATCATGTTCTCCTCCACCTCCAGATCAAAGATCAACAATCTTCGTGTCGCCCTCACCAACGCCTAGAAGGGAAACCAGACTGTGGCTAGCTACTTAGCACACAAGTGGTCCTTGGTGGATGAACTTGCAGTCGCTGGGAGTCCTCTTGATGGTTACAAGGTCATCAAATGAGGCAGTGGCAGGATTGTTGAAAGATTTGAGCTCAGAATTTGCCCTCAATGATCTAGAAGATTTGCACTTCTTCCTTGGCATTGAAGTAAAGAAAACTGGGGAGCGTCTTCATCTCTCTCAAGAGAAATATGCAATTGATCTTTTAACCAGAGTTGGCATGCAGAGCTgtaaatcatcaccaacaccattATCTAGTACAGAAAAGTTATCTCTTGCAACAGGTGATCATTTGAGTCAAGAGGACAGTACAAGATACATTTAGAAACATTATAAATGTGCATCTTTCGAGCCCTCTCATGCCCTTGGTGTTTTCAACCATCATTTTTTTGAGTTGGTGTTTTCAACCATCAGATCTGCTCTTCTGAACGCTCTTGGCCGTTTGATGCACCTTCAGGGCCGCTGGGAGCGCTACACGGACTGGCCGATGCTCCGATAACAAAATCAGCCATCGGTTGTTATTTGGGCCTGCGGAGCCTAGTATCAACCAATTTATCTCCATCGCTTCAGAAGGATAAAACACGCAGCCACTAAAAAAAGGATAAAGCACGCGACCTTAAAAAAGAGAAGAAGGATAAAACACACACGCCTCGCGGTGGGGCGGCTGTGCAAGGAGAGCGACTCACATCTCGCCGACCATAGATGCGTATGCCTGGCCCATGACCGTGTTGTGACGTCCGGATATTTAAGCTACcataatcccacgctaatgatgccatgtcaccactattATTGTTACTAAACTCACGTTGATCCAAAtccggttcaaatttaaattcaaataatAAGTGAAATTCTAaacttctcaaacatgaaaactaaaatgttcatcatgtggcaaataatccctaacttATTTTTGATGTTGTAACCAACCTTTTTCAAAATGTTTAAGtgcctaaactaaataaaacagtggcAAAATGGTTATTCAAATGCTTTTGAAATAATACACAATTTCAAAACTATTTTGTGTCAGTGCTAAACTGTTTGTGGCAGTAGCATatattgtaactctattttaggtgccacttttgtattttgttgaaactaaaataaaacagataaGAAGTAAAAGAAAATTAAGAAAAGGAAAACACTAAAAAAAGAGACCAGTTCCCCCTGGGCCGTGAGGCCCAGTTGGCCACCCGGCCAACCCAACCGGCCCAACCCCCCCGCACTCTCCATACCCCCCAcgtcccccaaaccctagcccacgACCACACAACCCCCCTCACCCCCGATCTCTCTCAACcaccctcgatccagatcggatcgggcgccTCGCCCCTGCGCCCCTCGCCGGTGCCCCATCGCCTGTCACCGACGCCATCGCCGGAGGCCACCCCGCCGGACCGCCCCACCATCACCGGAGCCCCTCCTCGCCGGACGCCTCACAGCCCCTCCCTCGCGCCCCCGTCGCCTCTCCCTCGTCAGCCGACGCCTGCTGACGCCGCGCTCGTCGCTCGTCAACGCGCCGTCGTCGACCACCACCTCGCCGcccatcctcgtcctcctccttgaccGACCTCCTCGAGCCTCGTCGCCCCCTCTCCCCATCAGCGTCGGTGAGGCTCGACCCCGTTCGCCTCTGCCCCCTCTCCACCCTCGCACACACGCCCGCTACTCGCTGCGCGCCGCCACCCTCGCGCCCCGGTCGCGCCCAGGACCACTCCGGCCCGTCTCGTCGCCGCCTCGTTCCCGCGCCGTGGCTGGCCCCCTGCTGCTGCCGTACTGCCGTGGCTCGCGCGGCCACTGCTTCTTCCTccccgtcttccacggtctcgccCCCTTGCTCACGCCCACCGGCGCACCGCTCTGCTGCTGCATCCTCCTGCACTGCGTCTGGCCTTCGCC from Triticum aestivum cultivar Chinese Spring chromosome 4A, IWGSC CS RefSeq v2.1, whole genome shotgun sequence harbors:
- the LOC123086211 gene encoding cell number regulator 13, with protein sequence MALVGQAAMVAQFAGVDAYGIIKMIADAAQTVRRNRATCLQLARRAKMIGDLLHQLHAAQLMQQPETRNPMEQLEETLRRALLLVRSCQGRRYLYRCFLGARHADELREVQGEITFYLQLFPLVSHVDTTLTWVRLLNKGAAPEAPSCKEAPVVRPYFVPDEWCLLVSHSGSILWHSLLVISTNHPSGKIYSGMYLQEFKLLCN